CAGCATAGCTGGCTGCATGCCTTTGTTCTTGGTCACGTACTGATCGAAGAACATCTTCACACCCAAAATTTTCTCCACCAAAGGCTTCACCGTTTTTACGAAATCGTCCTTGGCGTTTTTATAGAACTCGAGATACGTATTGTAGTTCTGTACTTCTGTCTCAATGTTGACTTCGGTATGTACCGTCGGCAGTGGGCAGAAGGTGCGCACCACGAGATCTTTTACATAGGAGGATGGTGTCTCAGTGATCGACTCGTAATCCTCTTCGAAAACGTTCATCAGTCCGTTTCCGCTGTTTTCATCGAGAACCATCAGCTCGCGGCTGTCACTCTTTGGTGCCTCAATGATCTTCAGTTCTCCGTCTTCCCCAATCGTCAGCATCCCGATCTGAATCGCTTCGGATTGGTTCTCCTCTTGTGCGCCGCCCAAGAGCAATCGTGTCTTGATATCTTCAATCGCCAGCGGCAGCATCGCCATGACGTTGTTGTAGTTTTTGCTGGCATCCTCGAACATCGTGTTCAGCTTGTCACCGAGATCGAGCTTCTTCGGATCGCCATCATCGAGCTTTTCGTAATGGCCGTACAAGTAGTGGATCTCTTTGCGCACCTGACGGATGTCATCCATCACTTTTTTCGGGGAAATCATATCGAGCAAATTCTCGAATTTGAAATCCACGTTAGTGATCCCTTGGCTGCGCTTCGTATCAATCAGGGTAAACAGCATTTTCAAGAAATCGTTGCTCTGATCGATCTTGATCTCGGAAATCGCATCCTCTGCAATTCCGTCAGGCTTCTTCAAGGTGTACATCACTTTTTGGTTCGCTGCATTGTAGAACGAATACACGCTCGGGGAGAACTTGTCCAAAAACTCATCGAAGCTACGCACGAGAAGATGCTCGTTGATCTCCTTGATCTTGTCGTCGCTGAGACTATCAATGCCTTTTACATCTCCAACAATGGTGATCAGGTCCAATTTTTCCGGGTTGATCTCTTCGAACAGCATGGTTCGGTTGGTCTGGTTAATAATGTCCATAAATGGCCCCTTTCTGTTGTCTGCATAACCACTTAGTCCTACTTGATAAATGATGAGTCCTACTTCACGAATAAAGATACAAAACGTGACATTTATACCAAAAACAAACAAAAAATCTTGCCTCTAAATTAAACTTTGCCCGCATTATTTGTCAACATTCCGCGGATTGTGAAAAATTTCCTATGCCGATACGACCATTCTCAGTATTTAGACCCATTTTATTTCACAAATCTTCCTTTTCTTGGATTTCCGTTTTATGCTGAAGACACAGAGTCTCCTTTCCTAGGTCTTCGGAAAAATAGGGATAAGCCTCGCCTTGTCCCCTCTCTTACTAGGAAAGTAGCACAAGGACTGATAGATAATTCTCCCTAGTTGCCGCTGGGGAGCATTATGCATTCACCTCATATTTACAAAAATGGGGGCAATTAACTTTTATATACATCGGCGATAGGAAACCGATTTTTTATACGAACAACCATTTATAGGTAAATCGTCCCATTTTAGTAAGTCATGAACTTTTTAAAATTTTTTTCAGAAAAAAGGTGAATGTATGTACAAAAATCGTCAGTCAACCCTCTCTCTGCCGCCACTTTTTCGAGTGGTGGTCATCGGACTGCTCCTCCCCATGCTCTTCTTGTCCGCCCCTCTAACTGCTGGGGCAAATGGAACAGCAGAGGCGGGAGTAGACGCGGTCTTTGTCGTTGATACGAGTAATTCCATGAACAAAACGGACCCTGGCAAAACAGCCGCAGAGGTCATGAGTATGTTCATTGATATGAGCGAAGCCACCCGTACCCGCATTGGTTTTGTCGCCTATAACGATCGAATTGTACAAGCTCAGTCTCCGGCAAGCATGGCCGAAGCAAGAAATCGAGAACAGCTCAAGCGAACCATTCAAGGGTTGCGTTACTCTGGGTATTCCGATTTGGGACTCGGTTTGCGCAGAGGGGCAGAGATGATTGAAAAAGCAAAGGACCCGGCTCGCAAGCCATTTTTGATCCTTCTGTCAGACGGGGGAACAGATTTGCGGCAAAATGCGGGTGGCAGGAGTGTGGCAGCATCCAACAAGGACGTGGAGACAGTTATCTCGAAGGCAAAAGCGCAAGGCTATCCGATCTATACGATTGGTCTCAATAACGATGGCTCCGTCCAGAAGGAACAATTGAAAAAAATCGCAGAAGCAACAGGCGGAACTTCCTTTGTCACACAAAGTACTGATGATCTGCCTGAAATCTTCAATCAGATTTTTGCCAAGCATATTCAATCCCAGCTCGTATCCGTGGCGGCCATGACAGCTACCGGTGGTTTGCAGGAAGTGACCGTGACCATACCTAATTCAAGCATGCAGGAAGCTAACATCATCTTGTTGTCCAACAATCCGCTGCTGGAATCGCAAGTGTACTATCAATCGCAGAATGTCCATTTTATGAAATCCCAAAAATACTCGCTGATGAAAATAGAAAAGCCGAAGAAGGGGAACTATCTCGTTAAATTTAGGGGTAAACCTGGGGATTTGGTAAAGATCAATTTACTGGGGAATTACAGCTTGATGGCTGGTGTAGAGGTCAAGCCTGAACCGGTTATCAAAGGGAATCCGGCCACGTTTACTACCTATCTCCAGCATCAGGAGGGACGACTGGATGACAAGGATGTGTACGCATCCATGCAAGCAGAACTGATCGTAAACGATCTCGTCGGGAAAAAAGAAGAGAAGGTCCCGATGAAGAATCTTGGCGATAGCTTTACAGTCGACTACGTCTTCCCTCACACGGGCAAGTACGAGTGGAAAATCTTCATGAACGGCCCGGACTTTTATCGCGAAACGGCGACGAGCGTTTATGACATTACGAATATCGCGCCAGTTGCTGCCTCGGTCAATACCTTGACGATTGAGAAAGAAAACGGCGAGCAGGCTATCGATTTGGGTTCGTTCTTCATAGATGCCAATAACGACAAGCTCACCTATACCATCGTCACCGCTGATCCGGAAGAACGATTTGTCGCTACGATTCAAGACACGTCTCTAAAGCTGTCACCAGAGAAAAGCGGTACATCTGAAATCACCATCACCGCCACGGATGCAGAAGGCGCAAGCGTCACAGGCCCGCTCGTCATTACCGTGCACTCGGTATGGGATCGTTACATCACCATCAGCATGATTGTGTTGCTCGTAGCTGCGATCGGCTACGGTGTTTACCTGCTTACACGTCCCAAGCCTGCGTTTGTAGGTCGTCTGGAGGGGTATTTCCTGCACACAGCAAGCGGCAACGACATCCCTGTCAAGTTTTGGCCTCTCGCCTCCTTTGGCAAGAAGCAGCGGATCACCTTGCAGGAGCTGTTCACCAGTTTGGATGTGAATGAGCATTTGCCCGAAGCGCAAAAGATTTACCTCCAGCCGGGAAAAAATCAGACGCTGCTCTTGGTCAATCATAGTCACTGCACAGTTGAGCGGGGCAAGGAAACCATGCCCCGACATAAAAAGCTCGTCCTCCAATACAACGACAAGGTATATGTGACCTTCGAGGATCGGATGACCGAGATCGAAATT
The window above is part of the Brevibacillus brevis NBRC 100599 genome. Proteins encoded here:
- a CDS encoding VWA domain-containing protein; this translates as MYKNRQSTLSLPPLFRVVVIGLLLPMLFLSAPLTAGANGTAEAGVDAVFVVDTSNSMNKTDPGKTAAEVMSMFIDMSEATRTRIGFVAYNDRIVQAQSPASMAEARNREQLKRTIQGLRYSGYSDLGLGLRRGAEMIEKAKDPARKPFLILLSDGGTDLRQNAGGRSVAASNKDVETVISKAKAQGYPIYTIGLNNDGSVQKEQLKKIAEATGGTSFVTQSTDDLPEIFNQIFAKHIQSQLVSVAAMTATGGLQEVTVTIPNSSMQEANIILLSNNPLLESQVYYQSQNVHFMKSQKYSLMKIEKPKKGNYLVKFRGKPGDLVKINLLGNYSLMAGVEVKPEPVIKGNPATFTTYLQHQEGRLDDKDVYASMQAELIVNDLVGKKEEKVPMKNLGDSFTVDYVFPHTGKYEWKIFMNGPDFYRETATSVYDITNIAPVAASVNTLTIEKENGEQAIDLGSFFIDANNDKLTYTIVTADPEERFVATIQDTSLKLSPEKSGTSEITITATDAEGASVTGPLVITVHSVWDRYITISMIVLLVAAIGYGVYLLTRPKPAFVGRLEGYFLHTASGNDIPVKFWPLASFGKKQRITLQELFTSLDVNEHLPEAQKIYLQPGKNQTLLLVNHSHCTVERGKETMPRHKKLVLQYNDKVYVTFEDRMTEIEIRFKKSSSEEAS